In Polynucleobacter sp. es-EL-1, the following are encoded in one genomic region:
- the pagP gene encoding lipid IV(A) palmitoyltransferase PagP: MLALMCLATSKVNAQTASEWFQNTTTHLESIWDKGSNELYVPLYTYHMPYAYSQEKIDQYTEYPMGIGFGRGLINESGNWEGIYGMTFKDSHGIYQYMVGYGWIPMWNIGKSSDWKYGAGVTAFIMSRQDIMNYIPFPGVLPIASISYKDFSLQAAYVPGGQNVGNVLFSWAKITLP, translated from the coding sequence GTGCTTGCACTGATGTGCCTGGCAACTTCAAAGGTAAATGCCCAAACTGCATCGGAGTGGTTTCAAAATACCACTACCCACCTAGAGTCGATTTGGGACAAGGGAAGTAACGAACTTTATGTTCCCTTGTATACCTACCATATGCCCTATGCCTACTCACAAGAAAAAATAGATCAGTACACCGAATATCCCATGGGGATAGGATTTGGTAGAGGACTGATCAATGAAAGCGGAAATTGGGAAGGCATTTATGGCATGACCTTCAAGGACTCCCATGGCATTTATCAATACATGGTGGGCTATGGATGGATTCCGATGTGGAATATAGGCAAAAGCTCTGACTGGAAATACGGCGCGGGTGTCACTGCCTTCATTATGTCCCGACAAGACATCATGAACTACATCCCTTTTCCGGGGGTGTTACCGATTGCCTCAATCAGCTATAAAGATTTCAGCCTGCAAGCAGCCTATGTTCCGGGCGGCCAAAATGTAGGCAATGTTTTATTTTCTTGGGCCAAGATTACGCTGCCCTAA